One window from the genome of Calliopsis andreniformis isolate RMS-2024a chromosome 12, iyCalAndr_principal, whole genome shotgun sequence encodes:
- the Nop56 gene encoding nop56 ribonucleoprotein — translation MSKLYILFEHAAGYAVFSVKEFEEVGMLLPQVEASVTDLQRFNAVVKLIGFSPFKTALAALESINSISEGVVPEDLQLFLDSCIPKPGKKEKVVLGVADPKLGASITEALNIKCDHTGAVPEIIRGIRFHFHNLVKGFTSKSSGVAQLGLGHSYSRAKVKFNVNRVDNMIIQSIALLDQLDKDINTFSMRIREWYSYHFPELVKIVPENYMYAKVARLIKNRKELTEEKLEALEEVVMDSAKAQAIIDASKSSMGMDISPVDLLNIEMFAARVIALADYRKQLAEYLRSKMAGVAPNLAALIGDQVGARLIAHAGSLTNLAKYPASTVQILGAEKALFRALKTRGNTPKYGLLFHSTFIGRAGTKNKGRISRYLANKCSIASRIDCFADIPTNVFGEKLRQQIEDRLKFYETGEIPKKNIDVMREALEEATQIASMEEESPKKKKKKDKKRKSEVFENGKENGVVENGVTNETEEPVKKKKKKKKKSKDVEEDE, via the exons ATG TCGAAGCTATATATCTTATTCGAGCATGCAGCTGGGTATGCCGTATTTTCTGTCAAAGAATTTGAAGAGGTAGGAATGTTATTGCCTCAGGTCGAAGCATCTGTCACAGATTTACAACGTTTTAATGCAGTTGTAAAACTCATTGGATTCTCACCTTTCAAAACTGCTTTGGCAGCTCTAGAAAGTATAAATAGTATTTCTGAGGGAGTTGTTCCAGAAGATTTACAGTTGTTCTTAGACTCATGTATACCAAAGCCTGGAAAAAAAGAGAAAGTTGTACTTGGTGTCGCAGACCCAAAGCTTGGAGCCAGTatcacagaagcattaaatataaaatgtgaccatactggtgcagttccaGAAATCATTAGAGGAATAAGATTTCATTTTCATAATTTGGTAAAAGGTTTCACTTCTAAAAGTTCTGGGGTTGCACAGCTTGGACTTGGTCACAGTTACTCCAGAGCTAAAGTTAAGTTTAATGTCAATCGTGTAGACAATATGATTATACAAAGTATAGCTTTGTTGGATCAGTTGGACAAGGACATAAATACATTCAGTATGCGTATAAG AGAATGGTACAGTTATCATTTTCCAGAACTTGTAAAAATAGTTCCCGAGAACTATATGTATGCTAAAGTTGCACgattaataaaaaatagaaaagaacTCACGGAAGAGAAATTAGAAGCATTGGAAGAAGTTGTTATGGACAGTGCTAAGGCTCAAGCAATCATTGATGCATCAAAATCATCCATGGGAATGGACATCAGTCCTGTTGATCTTCTGAATATTGAAATGTTTGCAGCGCGCGTTATTGCTCTAGCCGATTACAGGAAACAGTTGGCAGAATACCTGAGATCTAAAATGGCTGGAGTAGCACCAAACTTAGCTGCGTTGATAGGGGACCAAGTAGGAGCCAGGTTGATAGCACATGCTGGATCTCTAACAAATTTAGCTAAATACCCTGCCTCAACCGTGCAAATATTGGGAGCAGAAAAAGCTTTATTCAGAGCGTTAAAAACACGAGGTAACACTCCAAAATACGGATTACTATTTCATTCAACATTCATCGGTCGTGCTGGTACAAAAAATAAAGGTAGAATTTCGAGGTATCTCGCGAATAAATGTTCCATAGCATCGAGAATCGATTGCTTTGCTGATATACCAACTAATGTGTTTGGTGAAAAGTTGCGGCAACAAATAGAAGACAGATTAAAATTCTATGAAACCGGTGAAATACCTAAAAAGAATATAGATGTAATGAGAGAAGCTTTAGAAGAAGCTACACAAATAGCAAGTATGGAAGAAGAATCGcccaaaaagaaaaagaaaaaggataAGAAACGAAAAAGCGAGGTCTTTGAAAATGGAAAAGAAAATGGTGTCGTTGAAAATGGAGTAACAAATGAAACGGAAGAACctgtaaagaaaaagaaaaagaagaagaagaaatcaaAAGATGTAGAGGAAGATGAGTAG
- the Bub3 gene encoding mitotic checkpoint protein Bub3, with protein MESRTEFKIKSPPTDAISAVEFGPNSTQFLLVSSWDSTVRLYDIHANTMRLKYNHDLPVLDVAFQDAVHAYSGGLGNTLKMYDINSNTEQVMGTHDKPIRKIEYCAAVNAILTGGWDAAVKLWDPRTPTCVGSYLQPDVVLALSVCGDKFVVGTAKRKVCIWDLRNMAGMFQRRESSLKYQTRCIKGFPNEQGYVLSSIEGRVAVEYLDTTPEAQKKKYAFKCHRIKENNVEHIYPVNAISFHSTYNTFATGGSDGYVNIWDGFNKKRLCQFHRYNAGVAALSFSHDGSVLAIGVSYLNEAEIPPGGNDEREIYIRYVNDQETKPK; from the exons ATGGAGTCTCGGacagaatttaaaataaaatctcCACCGACCGATGCAATTTCGGCGGTGGAGTTCGGACCGAATTCGACACAATTTCTTCTTGTCTCTTCATGGGATAGTACTGTACGATTGTACGATATTCATGCTAATACTatgagattaaaatacaatcatGATTTGCCAGTTCTGGATGTAGCATTTCAG GACGCTGTTCATGCTTACAGTGGTGGTTTAGGGAACACGTTAAAGATGTACGATATTAATAGCAATACTG AACAAGTAATGGGAACACATGACAAACCAATtagaaaaattgaatactgtGCTGCAGTAAATGCAATATTAACTGGTGGATGGGATGCAGCTGTGAAATTATGGGATCCTAGAACACCCACTTGTGTAGGTAGCTATTTACAGCCAGATGTTGTTCTTGCTTTGTCCGTATGTGGGGACAAATTTGTAGTGGGCACAGCCAAACGAAAAGTTTGcatttgggatttgaggaatatGGCTGGTATGTTTCAAAGACGTGAGAGTAGTTTAAAATATCAAACACGTTGTATCAAAGGCTTTCCTAATGAACAA GGATATGTTCTTAGTAGTATAGAAGGTCGCGTTGCTGTTGAATATTTAGATACTACACCAGAGGCTCAGAAAAAGAAATATGCTTTTAAGTGTCATAGAATAAAAGAAAACAATGTGGAACACATATATCCAGTGAATGCTATTAGTTTTCATTCAACATACAATACTTTTGCAACTGGTGGCTCAGATGGATATGTTAACATTTGGGATGGTTTCAACAAAAAGCGTTTGTGCCAGTTTCATAGATACAATGCTGGAGTTGCAGCTCTTAGCTTCAGCCACGATGGTTCTGTACTTGCTATAGGTGTTTCATATTTAAATGAAGCTGaaattccaccaggtggaaacgATGAAAGAGAAATTTATATAAGATATGTAAATGATCAGGAAACAAAACCAAAATAA
- the Dpcoac gene encoding dephosphocoenzyme A carrier isoform X1 → MSGHTTHSDESGQAVIERLQMSILSDTAKQVSVLQTAPLSMETSDVNVIKKQEKHVRNDSISNTQRVWTSLVAGATAGALAKTTIAPLDRTKINFQISKQPYSARAAVEFLIKTLKTEGLLSLWRGNSATMVRIIPYSAIQFTAHEQWKRILKVNGSERQKPGLNFLAGALAGVTSQGMTYPLDLMRARMAVTLKAEYKTLRQIFVRIYMEEGILAYYRGYTATLLGVIPYAGCSFFTYDLLRNLLPVYTTVAIPGFSTSLICGGIAGMVAQTSSYPLDIVRRRMQTSAIKGQHYHTISSTIVKVYREEGIMAFYKGLSMNWVKGPIAVGISFATHDTIRDTLRKLITHQNNSPN, encoded by the exons ATGAGTGGCCACACAACTCATTCTGATGAAAGTGGCCAAGCTGTTATTGAAAGATTACAAATGTCCATATTATCAGATACTGCAAAGCAAGTATCTGTATTACAAACTGCACCTCTTTCAATGGAAACATCAGATGTAAATGTTATA AAAAAACAAGAAAAGCATGTTCGCAATGACAGTATCTCAAATACACAAAGGGTATGGACAAGTTTGGTGGCTGGTGCTACTGCAGGGGCATTAGCAAAAACAACAATAGCACCCTTAGATCGAACAAAAATAAATTTCCAAATTTCAAAACAACCATATTCAGCAAGAGCAGCAgttgaatttttaataaaaacacTTAAAACAGAGGGTTTACTTAGTTTATGGCGTGGTAACAGTGCAACTATGGTTAGAATTATCCCATATTCTGCTATACAATTTACAGCCCATGAACAATGGAAAAGAATTCTAAAAGTAAATGGATCAGAAAG ACAGAAACCTGGATTGAACTTTTTGGCTGGTGCGTTAGCAGGTGTAACGTCACAAGGTATGACATACCCTTTGGATTTGATGAGAGCGAGAATGGCTGTGACACTGAAGGCTGAGTACAAAACCTTGCGACAAATCTTTGTACGCATTTACATGGAGGAAGGAATATTGGCCTATTATCGTGGATACACTGCAACATTACTTGGTGTCATTCCCTACGCTGGCTGCAGTTTCTTCACCTACGACCTGCTCAGGAATTTACTGCCTG TGTACACGACGGTGGCTATTCCTGGGTTCTCGACATCACTGATTTGCGGCGGCATTGCCGGAATGGTTGCTCAGACTAGCAGCTATCCTTTGGACATCGTTCGGAGGAGAATGCAGACCTCGGCAATCAAGGGCCAGCACTATCATACGATTAGTTCGACTATTGTGAAAGTTTATAG AGAGGAAGGTATAATGGCTTTCTATAAAGGACTGAGCATGAATTGGGTGAAAGGCCCAATTGCAGTGGGAATTAGTTTTGCAACGCATGATACAATTCGCGATACATTAAGGAAACTCATCACTCATCAAAACAACTCACCaaattaa
- the Dpcoac gene encoding dephosphocoenzyme A carrier isoform X3 — MSGHTTHSDESGQAVIERLQMSILSDTAKQVSVLQTAPLSMETSDVNVIKKQEKHVRNDSISNTQRVWTSLVAGATAGALAKTTIAPLDRTKINFQISKQPYSARAAVEFLIKTLKTEGLLSLWRGNSATMVRIIPYSAIQFTAHEQWKRILKVNGSERQKPGLNFLAGALAGVTSQGMTYPLDLMRARMAVTLKAEYKTLRQIFVRIYMEEGILAYYRGYTATLLGVIPYAGCSFFTYDLLRNLLPGYPWGTSGLFPDIGTVLTLIATLVETSPMAVFFKCVLHVR; from the exons ATGAGTGGCCACACAACTCATTCTGATGAAAGTGGCCAAGCTGTTATTGAAAGATTACAAATGTCCATATTATCAGATACTGCAAAGCAAGTATCTGTATTACAAACTGCACCTCTTTCAATGGAAACATCAGATGTAAATGTTATA AAAAAACAAGAAAAGCATGTTCGCAATGACAGTATCTCAAATACACAAAGGGTATGGACAAGTTTGGTGGCTGGTGCTACTGCAGGGGCATTAGCAAAAACAACAATAGCACCCTTAGATCGAACAAAAATAAATTTCCAAATTTCAAAACAACCATATTCAGCAAGAGCAGCAgttgaatttttaataaaaacacTTAAAACAGAGGGTTTACTTAGTTTATGGCGTGGTAACAGTGCAACTATGGTTAGAATTATCCCATATTCTGCTATACAATTTACAGCCCATGAACAATGGAAAAGAATTCTAAAAGTAAATGGATCAGAAAG ACAGAAACCTGGATTGAACTTTTTGGCTGGTGCGTTAGCAGGTGTAACGTCACAAGGTATGACATACCCTTTGGATTTGATGAGAGCGAGAATGGCTGTGACACTGAAGGCTGAGTACAAAACCTTGCGACAAATCTTTGTACGCATTTACATGGAGGAAGGAATATTGGCCTATTATCGTGGATACACTGCAACATTACTTGGTGTCATTCCCTACGCTGGCTGCAGTTTCTTCACCTACGACCTGCTCAGGAATTTACTGCCTG GGTACCCGTGGGGCACATCGGGACTGTTTCCCGATATTGGGACAGTACTTACTTTAATAGCGACGCTTGTCGAGACAAGTCCGATGGCGGTGTTTTTCAAGTGCGTGCTTCATGTTCGATGA
- the Dpcoac gene encoding dephosphocoenzyme A carrier isoform X2: MSGHTTHSDESGQAVIERLQMSILSDTAKQVSVLQTAPLSMETSDVNVIKKQEKHVRNDSISNTQRVWTSLVAGATAGALAKTTIAPLDRTKINFQISKQPYSARAAVEFLIKTLKTEGLLSLWRGNSATMVRIIPYSAIQFTAHEQWKRILKVNGSERQKPGLNFLAGALAGVTSQGMTYPLDLMRARMAVTLKAEYKTLRQIFVRIYMEEGILAYYRGYTATLLGVIPYAGCSFFTYDLLRNLLPAGYPWGTSGLFPDIGTVLTLIATLVETSPMAVFFKCVLHVR; this comes from the exons ATGAGTGGCCACACAACTCATTCTGATGAAAGTGGCCAAGCTGTTATTGAAAGATTACAAATGTCCATATTATCAGATACTGCAAAGCAAGTATCTGTATTACAAACTGCACCTCTTTCAATGGAAACATCAGATGTAAATGTTATA AAAAAACAAGAAAAGCATGTTCGCAATGACAGTATCTCAAATACACAAAGGGTATGGACAAGTTTGGTGGCTGGTGCTACTGCAGGGGCATTAGCAAAAACAACAATAGCACCCTTAGATCGAACAAAAATAAATTTCCAAATTTCAAAACAACCATATTCAGCAAGAGCAGCAgttgaatttttaataaaaacacTTAAAACAGAGGGTTTACTTAGTTTATGGCGTGGTAACAGTGCAACTATGGTTAGAATTATCCCATATTCTGCTATACAATTTACAGCCCATGAACAATGGAAAAGAATTCTAAAAGTAAATGGATCAGAAAG ACAGAAACCTGGATTGAACTTTTTGGCTGGTGCGTTAGCAGGTGTAACGTCACAAGGTATGACATACCCTTTGGATTTGATGAGAGCGAGAATGGCTGTGACACTGAAGGCTGAGTACAAAACCTTGCGACAAATCTTTGTACGCATTTACATGGAGGAAGGAATATTGGCCTATTATCGTGGATACACTGCAACATTACTTGGTGTCATTCCCTACGCTGGCTGCAGTTTCTTCACCTACGACCTGCTCAGGAATTTACTGCCTG CAGGGTACCCGTGGGGCACATCGGGACTGTTTCCCGATATTGGGACAGTACTTACTTTAATAGCGACGCTTGTCGAGACAAGTCCGATGGCGGTGTTTTTCAAGTGCGTGCTTCATGTTCGATGA